CGCCGCGCCCCGCTGGGGATCAGATCTGCTTTTCGGGCATCTGCACCACCAGCCCGTCCAGCGCATCGCTGACCTTCAGCTGGCAGGTCAGGCGCGAGCGTTCCGGGTCGGGCTCATAGGCGAAATCGAGCATGTCCTCTTCCATGTCGTCGCGGGCCGGAAGCTTGTCGACCCAGTCGGGATGCACATAGACATGGCAGGTGGAACAGGCGCAGGCGCCGCCGCAATCGGCCTCGATGCCGGGAATGTTGTTGTCGCGGGCGCCTTCCATCACGGTCAGCCCGTTGGCCACCTCAACCACATGTTCGGTGCCGTCATGTTCGATATAGGTGATCTTCGCCATGCCTTGCGGTC
This is a stretch of genomic DNA from Pukyongiella litopenaei. It encodes these proteins:
- a CDS encoding 2Fe-2S iron-sulfur cluster-binding protein; translation: MAKITYIEHDGTEHVVEVANGLTVMEGARDNNIPGIEADCGGACACSTCHVYVHPDWVDKLPARDDMEEDMLDFAYEPDPERSRLTCQLKVSDALDGLVVQMPEKQI